In the genome of Neodiprion pinetum isolate iyNeoPine1 chromosome 2, iyNeoPine1.2, whole genome shotgun sequence, one region contains:
- the LOC124212519 gene encoding luc7-like protein 3 isoform X2 — protein MAAAAAAALLDELMGRNRNVLPNEKPKELNWEDPEFCKLYLVKFCPHDLFVNTRADLGACSRVHDDEARELFEKAAYSYRKQQYEDEFIRFCQSMLNEVERKIIKGKQRLALIGRTEAPTLTPAQTQRNEDQIALLTEKINKLVEEAEQSGIQGNVEQAQGLMRLCDQLKEERETLRKSNDNSHYNQTAELAAAQEKQMEVCDVCGAFLIVGDAQQRIDDHLMGKQHVGYARLKSALQEIMSKREKARDEKEQKRDEERKQRARMNEENDRRRQDRERDKRRRRTDDDKSRHGSGNYRNSGQRSRSRSADKHERHRDEDNHRRHNRDRGSRDHRSSSHHSRRRHRSRSRSHK, from the exons TTCTGCAAGTTATATCTGGTGAAGTTTTGTCCTCACGATCTTTTTGTGAATACACGAGCTGATCTCGGTGCATGTTCTCGTGTACACGACGATGAAGCAAgagaattgtttgaaaaagcAGCTTATTCATACAGGAAACAACAATATGAGGATGAATTCATCAGATTCTGTCAAAGTATGCTTAACGAAGTTGAGCGCAAAATCATAAAAGGAAAACAGCGGCTCGCATTAATTGGCAGAACTGAAGCG CCTACATTGACTCCAGCCCAAACACAACGAAATGAAGATCAAATTGCACTTCTCACAGAAAAGATTAATAAATTGGTAGAAGAAGCTGAGCAGAGCGGAATTCAGGGAAACGTTGAACAAGCTCAGGGACTCATGCGCCTTTGCGATCAACTGAAAGAAGAACGGGAGACTTTACGTAAATCTAATGATAATAGCCATTATAATCAA ACTGCGGAGCTAGCAGCAGCACAGGAAAAGCAAATGGAGGTGTGTGATGTATGTGGTGCATTCCTTATTGTTGGCGATGCTCAACAAAGAATTGACGATCACCTTATGGGAAAACAGCATGTTGGGTATGCACGATTAAAAAGTGCTCTACAGGAGATAATG AGTAAACGCGAAAAGGCACGAGACGAAAAAGAGCAGAAGAGGGATGAAGAAAGGAAACAAAGAGCACGtatgaatgaagaaaatgacAGAAGAAGGCAAGACAGGGAGAGGGACAAACGTCGTCGACGAACTGATGACGATAAAAGTAGACACGGTTCTGGTAATTATAG AAATTCAGGGCAACGTAGTAGAAGTAGATCCGCAGACAAGCACGAACGCCACAGAGATGAAGACAATCATCGTCGTCACAATAGGGACAGAG GGAGCCGTGATCATCGCAGTTCTAGTCACCACAGTCGACGACGACATCGTTCAAGAAGTCGAAGTCACAAGTAA
- the LOC124212519 gene encoding luc7-like protein 3 isoform X1 produces MAAAAAAALLDELMGRNRNVLPNEKPKELNWEDPEFCKLYLVKFCPHDLFVNTRADLGACSRVHDDEARELFEKAAYSYRKQQYEDEFIRFCQSMLNEVERKIIKGKQRLALIGRTEAPTLTPAQTQRNEDQIALLTEKINKLVEEAEQSGIQGNVEQAQGLMRLCDQLKEERETLRKSNDNSHYNQTAELAAAQEKQMEVCDVCGAFLIVGDAQQRIDDHLMGKQHVGYARLKSALQEIMSKREKARDEKEQKRDEERKQRARMNEENDRRRQDRERDKRRRRTDDDKSRHGSGNYRNSGQRSRSRSADKHERHRDEDNHRRHNRDRGSRDHRSSSHHSRRRHRSRSRSHKMKIQHEDAYITGCKFVHAA; encoded by the exons TTCTGCAAGTTATATCTGGTGAAGTTTTGTCCTCACGATCTTTTTGTGAATACACGAGCTGATCTCGGTGCATGTTCTCGTGTACACGACGATGAAGCAAgagaattgtttgaaaaagcAGCTTATTCATACAGGAAACAACAATATGAGGATGAATTCATCAGATTCTGTCAAAGTATGCTTAACGAAGTTGAGCGCAAAATCATAAAAGGAAAACAGCGGCTCGCATTAATTGGCAGAACTGAAGCG CCTACATTGACTCCAGCCCAAACACAACGAAATGAAGATCAAATTGCACTTCTCACAGAAAAGATTAATAAATTGGTAGAAGAAGCTGAGCAGAGCGGAATTCAGGGAAACGTTGAACAAGCTCAGGGACTCATGCGCCTTTGCGATCAACTGAAAGAAGAACGGGAGACTTTACGTAAATCTAATGATAATAGCCATTATAATCAA ACTGCGGAGCTAGCAGCAGCACAGGAAAAGCAAATGGAGGTGTGTGATGTATGTGGTGCATTCCTTATTGTTGGCGATGCTCAACAAAGAATTGACGATCACCTTATGGGAAAACAGCATGTTGGGTATGCACGATTAAAAAGTGCTCTACAGGAGATAATG AGTAAACGCGAAAAGGCACGAGACGAAAAAGAGCAGAAGAGGGATGAAGAAAGGAAACAAAGAGCACGtatgaatgaagaaaatgacAGAAGAAGGCAAGACAGGGAGAGGGACAAACGTCGTCGACGAACTGATGACGATAAAAGTAGACACGGTTCTGGTAATTATAG AAATTCAGGGCAACGTAGTAGAAGTAGATCCGCAGACAAGCACGAACGCCACAGAGATGAAGACAATCATCGTCGTCACAATAGGGACAGAG GGAGCCGTGATCATCGCAGTTCTAGTCACCACAGTCGACGACGACATCGTTCAAGAAGTCGAAGTCACAA AATGAAGATACAACACGAAGATGCGTACATCACAGGCtgtaaattcgttcatgctgcttaa